DNA sequence from the Amycolatopsis sp. Hca4 genome:
CGGCGCAAGCTGCACGACCGTGAGGACACCGCCGGCCACGAGCAACATCGGCAGCAGCCACGGCCTGAACGGCTCCAAGAATGGCGGGAACTCGTCGGTCACCAAGTTCGTGAGCAGACCGATGACGAGGCCCAACCAGACGACTGCGACGACGTACGCTGCTCCTGGTCTTCTCATCGACGGTCGAGATTACCGGGCCGGACCCGCAATTCTCGCCGACTTCGCCACCATGCCGCCCGACGTTCCACCGAAACACCCGTCCAGAGCAACGAAGCGGCGGGGTGCGACTGATCGTTGAAAGTCACCAGGTTCGGCGGCTGTTCTGTCCGGGGAGGTTGCGATCGCGGCATCCAATTGCAGCACGACTACGGCTATCGCTGATAGCTCGCGCAGCTGCTGGGGCGCGGATCCTTCCTGGCGATTGGCAACTTCGGTCAGTACCTGCTCTACGTAGCGCCCGCACCAGTGATCGTGCACCTGAGAGCCGTGCCCACGACGTCGTCCTCACCCCACCCCAGGGTGCGCAGCCGCTGGCCTTAATCGACTTGTGAGTCCACAGCAGTTCGTGGAGGTGGCGCGGATGGTGCAGGCCGTGCCACGGCTGGCTCGTTGAGCGAAACGGCATCGTGATCCGGGCAGGTGGGCGGCACTGCAACCGGCGTCAAGGTGTCCGCTTAAGTAGCCACTGACCCGTCGTCCGCGGACGACGATCGGGCAGCCACGAGGCTGGGAAAGACGTCGACGACCACGTCGACGCCGCGTTCTGATGACGCTGCCAGGACAGCGTCATCAGAACGTCCACGACGACTACGTTACGTGGTAAAGCGTGTTACGCTGAGATACTGCGCTCTGCACGTATCAGCTTCACCAAGGTACGCGACCGCCGTGCACCTACCCCCAGCGCCTTCCGGAGGCTCTCCGCGGAGACTGGACGCTGATACAACTCACGATGCCGCCGATCCTCATGCCGAGCCCGCTCCAACAACTCGGCATCCACGGTCACACTTTCTGACTGTTCCGCCGAAGTACTGTCCGTGTCTGCAGCCTGGGCGACGAGGCTCGCACGCCCGGCGGCTGAGGCAGCGGCCAGCGCTTGCAGCAGGACCGGCCCCACCTCCGACCAGCCGATCAGCAACAACGGGCCCACCGCATCGAACAACGCCTTTCCCACCTCACCAGCGATCAACGGCTCCGCCACGTTCAACGCCAACGTCACCACACTCGACGCCAACAACAGCCGCCGCGCCGGCCGAATCACCTCAGCAGGAGCACCTCGCATCGACAGGGACCGAATGGCGACCAGCAGACCGACCACCGACAGATCCACCGCAGGCGCCACCCACGGCGCCACCCAGGCCGGTACCCCCAACCGGAGGGCCAAGGTCAGCACGTTCCCGAAACCGAACAAGAACGTCAGAGCCACGATGACCGCCACGATCAACGTCACCGCCGACAGCACCGGATCACGTTCCTCGCTCGGGCTCAACACAGCAACCACCCTGTTCCGCTGACCGCACCATGAACCGCAATCGACCTGCACGAACACTTCGACAGAAACCGGCACGGACGTGCCCGAGAAGCGCCCGAGAGGTCTCGCATACGTCGACAGTAAGCGGTATAGTTCGACACGAGCGATGGTCGGTGACCAGCCGAAAAGGTCTTGTCCGACATCACTCGACACCGCCCGACACCCCAAAACGCGTTCTCTTAATCAGCGGGTTCAGATACCGCTGGTCTTCGGAGCGGGGCCAGCACAGCCTCGCCGATCCTCAGACAGTCGCCGACGCACTTCCGCAGCGCGCTTCGTGCGAACGCCCTTGACAAGCCGGGTCACGAGCGACTCAGCGATATCCCGACGGCAACCACTTACCGTCCTCACATCCTCGTGATCGATCACGGCTAGACTCAATCATGTTCAGTTCGGCACGCTAGACGCCGTTGAACTCTGCCTCGCCCTCCCGCTGCGAGAGTGCTCTTGGAATAGTCATGGCAGACCGCCAAGTGAGCCAAACCGGGACAGGCCTCACAGATCCCGCCGGTGCTGCGTTCGTTGAATCGTGGCCTTCCACATCGAACAAGGCTGCCGACAAGATCGTCACGTCGCTGCTCCTTCCGGAGAGAAGGCGCAGCACCGAGCCGGTGATCCCGTTGCCGGTTGCTGAGCTCGGCCCGCTAATGGACCGTGGTTCGATCGCCTTCAGCCTGGTAAGGGTCGGCGGAAACGGCGTCGTGGCAGCGCGGATGGCACTGCAGCAGCTGGCGTGGCCTCCAGGGCAGGCGCTGCGCTTCTCGGTGTCCTCGGGTCTGCTGATCGTGGCGCCCGGAGAGAAGCCGACGGCTGCATTCGTGCCGCCGACGATGAATCTCACTCTGCCGGCGCGGTTGCGGTCGCGGTGCCGCGTTCGCGCCGGCGACCAGGTTTTGCTTGCCTCCGTGGTCGAGCACAACCTGCTGGTCGTCTACCCGCAGCACGTCCTCCACACGATGCTCGCGACCTACCACGACACGCTGACCGCCACTTCCGGGAACCCCGGCAATTGACGCCTGCAGCGGGCGCAGTCTCCGCGACTGCGCCCGCTGCCACTCACTCCGTTGCTGACCGCTGTGGACGAGCTGGCGCCAACGGATGTGGCTCGCCGGTGAGCGCGGCCAGTGCTTCGGCCACCTCGCTGATGTCAGCTTTGACGTAGGTGGTGGTTGTCAGGTCGCTGCCGGACTCGGCATGTCCTGCGTAGGCGCGGGCGACGCCGATGCCGAAGTTGCGTTCGACCCAGGTCAGTGTGGTGTGGCGCAGCCAGTGGGCGCTGACCTGTAGTGCTCTGGCCCAGTCCAACTCATTCTGGATCCGACCGAAGATGTAGTCGTAGCGGCGCTTGGTGATCGGCTTGCCGGTGGCGTAGCGCAGGAGCTGGCTCTCCGGCTGGCCGTCGCCCCGCTCGTCGAAGTGTGCGAGGAGGTGCTGCATCAGTGTGGGTGAGACCGGTTGCCAGCGTTCGGTTTCGCCTTTCTCCCGCAGCAGGATCGTGCATTGGCTGCGGTCTAGGTCGCGGCGGCGTAAGGCGAGCGCGCCGCCGCGTCGACAGGCGCTCTCCTCGTGCAGCCGGCAGAGGAGCGCATCCAGCTCCGGGTCGTCGCCTGTGCTGGTCACGACGTCATTGAGTTCGTTGATCCGATCGGAGGCGAGGGCGCGGCGGGTGGAGGCGTTGCGCCGTGGCTTGGTGACCCGCATGGCGGGGTTGGCGCGCTCGTCGAGGCGTCCGTCGTTGACCAGGTGCTTGTAGAGACAGCGCATGGCGGCGACGAAATTCTCCGCCGCATTGCGGCCACCGCGGGAGTTACGGCGGACACGCGCGGTGCTGCGGACGTGCTCGGCCATCGCCTTGATCTCGGTGGCCGTGATCGTATCCATAGGCCGCTCACCCCACCGGGCTTCGGCCTTCTTCCAGTACGACCCGTAGGAGCTGGCGGTGCTCGGCGACACTAGATCCGCCACAACCGGAATCCATTCGCCGAGCGTCGGCATCGGTGGCCGCTCGGCGTCAGGGGTGTCGACGGGTGCGCCCCCGATGAGGTCGGCAGGATCCACGCCGAGGCGCGATAACAGGAGCCGCGCCGCTTCGAGATCTCGAGTGGTCGCGGTCATGACGCCTCCTCGGGGGCGGCCAGCGAGGTGTGGAAAGTGCGCAGCATCGCCTGAACGGCAGCTTCCGGGTGAACGATGAGCACGTCGTGGACCGGGTCGGCGACCAGCAGCAGCCGGCTGCCCGCCAGCGCTCCGCAGCCGCGGCGCACGGGAGCCGGGAGCGCGACGTAGGGTTTGCGGGGCATGACGAATACCCCGTCCGGGCGCCGGCGGATCACCACCGTGGTCCGGACGAGGGTGATCAGCAGGCGGTCGCCCGGGTTCCAGCCTAGGGCCGCGACGGCGCCGCGGTCCTGCAGCCGCCCTCCCCCGTCCATCAGCGCGATCGACAGCCGCGGCCCATCCTCCGTATGGAGGTCACGCAACGGCGGCAAGCCCATCGGGACAGGAAGCGGAGTCACGCGTGCCGGGTCCGGCGTGGTGATCCGGCCGGGCAGGGCCAGTGGAGGGATGTCGGTCATGCGACACCTCCCCGACGTGTAGCGCGAGGGGAGGGCGCGTCCACGATCAGCCTAGCGGAGGCTGACGAGGGCTGAACGCCAGAAAGACCCGCCGTAGCGGGCCTGTCACTCTGTGGTTTGGGAGATCTCCCACGTATTTGTGTCCGAGGGGGGACTTGAACCCCCACGCCCGTTAAGGGCACTAGCACCTCAAGCTAGCGCGTCTGCCATTCCGCCACTCGGACCTGCTGAAGAAAGAGTATACGGCGCCTCCAGCACCCCGTTCAGGGGGGTCCGGATCGCTCCCTCGGCGGCCTCTGGCATGATCGGCCGGTTTCGCACCTGCTGCATCGATTCAGCGAACAACCGCACCGGCTCCTGGTAGGCGTATGCCTCCGGCCCCGCGGCCTCCAGCAAGTGCGCGTCCACCAGGGATTCCAGGAGGATCGTCGTGTCCTGGGCCGGGAGGTCCAGCGCCGCGGATGCCGTTGCCGTCGAGAACCTGGGGAACGGCGACAGCCTCTCGAATGCGTGCCTCTGCCAGGGCGTCAGCTCGGCCACCGCCGACTCGTACGGCTTCTCTATCGCCTGGCACTCCGGGGGCCTTGCCGGCGCTCCCGGGGCTGGGCGGCCCACCCTCTTCAGGGCCTCCGTCATCGTCCAGTCCGGGCGGGATGCCAGCCTCTCGCCGATCGCGCGGATGACCTGGGGGAGCCCCGCTGTTCGCGAAGCCAGCGCCTGCGTTTCCCCGGGAAAAGCCGCCACCCGGTCCTGGCCCACCACCTGCGTCAGCAGGGTCACCGACTCCTGGACGCTCAAGCCGCCCAGCTTTGTCCAGTGGGCGTGCGGTACGTCGTACAAGCGACGGCGGGCCGTGATCAGCACCGCCGGACCTCCCGCGCCCGGCAACAGCACTCGGATGTCGTCCTCCGGGCGGGCGTTGTCCAGGACCACCAGCACCCTGCGGCCCGACGTGCGGGTTCGCCACAACGCCGCTCGCTCGCTCGCCGACGCCGGGAGGTCGCGCACGCCGATTCCGTGCAGCAGCTCGGACAGCGGGTCCGGTGACTCCGCCAGGTCCAGGAACAGCCGGCCGTCCGGGAAGTCGACCGTGTGGGCGATGTGGACCGCCAGCGCTGTCTTGCCGATCGCCGCCAGGCCCTCGATGCCCAGCACCGGGACCGACGCCGTGGGCCTGGTCAGTGCCTCGGACAGCGCGGACGTCAATGACACGCGGCCGACGAACTCCGGGAGGTCCGGGGCAGCTGGGACGGGCCGGACACCGGCGGCGCCAGCGACGGGTCCGCCGCCAGGATGCGGCGTTGCATCTCGCGCAGCTCCGGGCCCGGGTCGAGGCCCAGCTCGGACTCCAGCAGGCGCTGCGTCGCCGTGAACAGCTCCAGCGCCTCCGCCTGGCGGCCCGCGCGGTACAACGCCAGCATCTGCAGCTCACGCGGGCGCTCGCGCAACGGCTGTTCGGCGATCAGGTCCGTCAGGTCGACGTGGCGGCCCGCCTCGAGGTCCGCCGCCGCCAGGTCCTCGCGGGCCTTGAAGTGCAGCTGGACCAGGCGCTCGCGGGCCGCCTCCGCGTAGTCGCCGTTCACCCCGGACAGCGGCGTGCCGTGCCACAACTCCAGCGCCTCCCGCACCGAAGACGGTGAAGACAAAAGGCGCTCGAACTCCGTGACGTCCAGAGAACCGGCGTGGATCGCGTAGCCGCCTCCGACCGACTCGATCGGGACGCCGGCGTGGCGCAGGCGGGACACGTACGACCGCACCATGCCGACCGCCGCCCGTGGCTCCGCCCCGCCCCACAACGCCGTGACCAGCTGGGCCGGCGACAGTGGCGTGCCTTCCTGCAGGAGCAGCACCGCCAGCGCCGCCCGCTGCCGGGGTGGCCCCAGCTCGAGCTCGGCGTCGCCGCGCCACGCCCGGACCGGGCCGAGGACTTCGAACCGCACCGCATCGGTCACGCAGAGCGCAACCGGCGGCCGCGGAACGGTATTCCGTCACAGCCCCTCGAACGCCTCGCGCAGCGACGCGAGCCAGGTCGCGAAGTCCTGCAGCCGCGGGTTCAGCTTCCGCACCGCCTCCGGGTCGCGCGCGCCGGCGAACGCGTCTTCGTGCTCGGCGTAGTAGAAGAACATGTTCGACAGGTCGTCCGCGCCCGGGAAGCCCGCGGCCCGCAGGTCCTCGACGCTCATCGGCCGGTAGGCGACCACCGTGTCGAGCTCCTTGGCGAACGCCGCCGCGTACTGCTCGCCGGTCAGGTTCTCCCCCGAGATGCTGATCGTCTCACCGGCCAGCGACGGGCCCTGCGCGAACACGCCGAACGCCGTGCGGCCGATGTCCTCCGCCGCGATGCCCGGCAGCGTCTTGTCGGCCATCGGCAAGTGCAGCGCGATGACTCCGTCGTCGTCGCGGACCGGGCGGAAGAAGTCGAGGAAGGCCTCGAAGTAGAACGTTGTCGAAAGGAACGTCGTCGGCACGCCCGCCTCGACGAAGAACGCCTCCGCTTCGGCCTTGCTGTCGAAGTGCGGGACCTTGTACCGCTCGTGCAGCGTCGGGACGCGGTCGTCGCGCAGGTGCAGGCGGGTGTCGGGCAAGGTCGACCAGATCACGTGCCGCAGTCCGGTGGCCTTCGCCGCCGCGGCCATCGCACGGGCCTGCTGCTGCTCGCGCTCGACGGAGTTGTACTCCCAGAACGCCGTGACGAGGTAGGCGCCGTACGCGCCTTCGAAAGCCTTCGTCAGGCTGGACTCGTCGTCCAGGTCGGCGGCGACGACTTCGGCGCCGCGAGCGGCCAGCGCCTGCGCGGCCGGGGAGTCCGGGTTGCGGGTGATCGCCCGCAGCGCGAACCGCCGCTCCGGGTCGTCGAGGATCGCGCGGGCCAGGCCGCCGCCCTGCTGGCCGGTGGCGCCGACGACGGCGATGATCTTCGGGTCGGACATCGGGAAACCTCCTGGGTCGGGCCGGCGGGTTCCGGCCACCGCCCCAGGGAACCGCCCGGACATCAGCGTCTCGTGCACGGCGTGTGCACGCCGCGTGCACACGGTTTACAAGGTCGCCGCCGCTTCCTAGGATTCGCCGGTCGGGCCGCAGAACGGGAGGTTTTCCATGGGTCGGCGGCGGGACGACGACGAAATCTCCGTCGCCGAGCTGCTCCGGGAGACGGGGGCGACGCCGCGCTCGCTCGGCGGGCCGCCCGCGGCCACACCGTCGCGCGAGGAGGACACCGGCGACGGCTACCGAGAACGGCTCGAGCAGCGCGCCCGCGAAGCCGCGGCCGTCCAGCAGCGGGCCGGGCGGCGGATCCGGTGGATCTCCGCGTTCGCCGGCGCCGTCGTGGTGCTCGGCAGCCTCGTGCTCATCGCGGTGACGTCCGGCAGCGCGCAGCCGCGGCAGGCCACGCCGCAGGCCCCCCTCGCTCCGGCGACGACTCCGCATCCGGCCACTCCCACGCTCAGCCGGCCCGGTCCGACGCCGATCCCGACCGTGCTGCGGCAAACCGCAACGCCGACGACGACGACGCCGGTGCCGACCTCGGCCGCACCCCAGCCCCCGCCGGCCGCAGCCGCGTCGTGCGTCGTGCGCTTTTCCGTGCCCGACCAGTGGAACGACGGCTTCACCGCGGGCGTCGCCATCACCAACAAGAGCGGCGAAACGCTGGAACCGTGGACGCTGACCTGGACATTCACCGCCGGGCAGCGGGTCACCCACGGCTGGGACGGCAAGTACAGCCAGAGCGGCAGCCGGGTGACCGTCACCGCCGAGTCCTACAACGCCACCCTCGCACCGGGCGCGACCGTCAGCACGGGGCTGAACGGGGCCTTCGACCACGGGAACCCGGCCCCCACGGCGTTCACCCTCAACGGCGCCCGCTGCGACGCGGGCTGACCACCCGCACGTCGGCCAGCTCGAGCAGGCCGTCGAGCTCCACGCGCGCGCGGGTGCGCCGCGGGTCGGGCACCAGGCCTTCGGCGCGGACGACGTCGAGCAGGCGGCTCGCCAGGGGCAGCACCAGGTGCCGGCCCCAGCAGCGCTCGCTGACGTGCCCGAACGGCAGGTAACCGGGGTGGCGGTCGGCGTCGAGGGCGGCCCAGCGCCGCGGGCGCCACTCGTCCGGCGCTTCCCACAGCTTCGGTGAGCGGTGGCTCAGCAGCGGCAGCAGCAGGACGTCGTCGCCGGGGGTGATGCGGGCGTCCACCTCGGCGAACTCCGGCGAGCGCACGCGCAGGATGTTCCACGACGGCGGCAGCAGCCGCAGGGCTTCGTCGAGGACGTGTTCGTTCGGGACGTCGTCGTCGAACGGCGCGCCCAGCCACACCGCGTTGGTCACCAGCGCGGCGACGGTGAAGCAGATCGGCGCGGCGACCCGGCGGTAGAGGTACATCCGGAAACGCCGTTCGGCCAGCGTGTCGGCGGCAAGGACCTGCCGGGCGAGCGTCGACAGCTCGGCGTCCGGTGCCGGCCGCCGGGCCAGCGCGGCCCCGGCGGCGACGGCCGACCAGGTCAGCTTCGGCGTCAGCTCCAGGCGGCGGTCGACGAGCACGCGGAACCGGCGCGTCTCGGGTCCGAAGACGAATCGGCGCAGGTAGTCGTGCGGCACGGCCGGCCACGCACCGGTGAGGTCGGGGACGTCGGCAGGTCGCTTCAGCGCGGCCCGGACGTCGGCGCCGAGCGCTTGCATCAGGCTCGCCGATTCGGCGCGGGTCACCGCGCGGCCCAGCACCGGCTTGAACGTCGGGCGCTCCTCGGCGTTCGCCGGGCGGGCGCGCAGCACGCCATCCATCAGCTCCGGGTCGGCGATCCCGACGGTGTCGGGCTCGAGGCGGAAGAGCCCGCCGTCCCGGTGCTCGCGCAGCAGTTCCGCCAGGCGGGGCGCGAAGACGACTTCGCGGCGGGCGGGAGCGATGACCACGTTCGGCACTCCTCGAAAGGGGAACGGGGGCCGGTCCCGGTGACCGGGACCGGCCGCGCGATCAGATCCAGCCGTACCAGGCGTAAGCCTTCAGGCTCCTCTTGGGAAGCGCTTTCTTCACCACGCGGACGAGCTTCACCGGATTCCTCCCTAGCTCGGGTTTCAGGATCATGTTCGACCCTAGGCAGGGCGGGATCGGCTCAGCACCAAGGACTACACGTTCGGCCCAGATCTTTCGGCGGAAAATGGGCATCGTGAAAAATGCGTGTTAATTCAACTGAGCACTTCCCGCATGAATGTCACAAGCCAATGCTGTGCGGGGCTGCGCGCGTGCGTGTGGCGCGTGTACACCGAAACCTGCGCCGGCTCCACGTCCATCGGCAGCTCGAACAGCCGGACGCGGTGCTGCGCCGCGAACATCCCGGCCACCAGGCGCGGCACCATCGCCACCAGCTCGCCGTCCTGCACCAGGTACGGCAGCGCCGCGAAGCGGGTCACCTCGAGCACCACGCGATCGAGGAGGCCGCACGCCTCCAGCGCCCGGCGCGGGCCGTCGTGGCCCGTCGGGCCGAACACCGTCACGTGGCGCTCGGCCGCCAGCTGCTCGAACGAGACGGCCTCCGGAAGACGCGGGTGGTCCGAAGCCACCATCCCCAGGTAGCCCTCGGTGAACAGCGGGATCCGGGCGACGCGCTGGGAGCTGATCAGCGGGGACGCGATGAACGCGTCGACCTCGCCGCGGCCGAGCTGGTCGGCCGCGCGGCCGACGTCCAGCGGCCGGACGGTCAGCGTCACCCCCGGCGCCCGCGCCGGCAGCGCCGCCATCAGGCGCGGCAGCAGCGACATCTCCCCCAGGTCCGACAGGCACAGCGTGAACTCCGCCCGGGCCGCCGACGGCGAGAACGACTTCGCGCCGCTCACCGCCGTCTCGATCTCCGACAGCGCGCTGTGCAGCGGCTCGTAGAGCGCGCGGGCGGTCGTCGTGGGTTCCAGGCCGCCGCCGGTGCGGCGGAACAGCTCGTCGGAGAACCGGCGCCGCAGCTTCTGCAGGCTGTAGCTGATCGTCGGCTGCGTGACGTGCAGGGACTCCGCCGTCGCGGTCACGCTGCGGGTCTCGTAGAGCAGCACGAACGTGCGCACCAGGTTCAGGTCGAAGTCCGGCATATCGATCCCATCGATGAAGCAGCGAGCCAACATCTATTGGAACACGGCCGCGCGGCTCCATAGGGTCGGTCCGACTTCGAGGAGGCACCGATGCCCACCGCCCGCCGGCTCGCCCACGAGTTCCTGGACCGCCGAGGCCTGACGACCGTCTTCGGCAACCCCGGCTCCAACGAGCTGCCGTTCCTCGCCGGGCTGCCGGAGCACTTCCGGTACGTCCTCGGCCTGCACGAAGGCGCCGTCGTCGGGATGGCCGACGGCTACGCCCAGGTGACCGGCCGCCCGGTGCTGGTCAACCTGCACGCCGCCGCCGGCTCCGGCAACGCGATGGGCGCGCTCACCAACGCCGTCTACTCGCGCTCTCCCCTGGTGCTCACCGCGGGCCAGCAGGTCCGGACGGCGATCGGGCTGGAGGCGATGCTCGCCAACGTCGACGCGACGCAGCTGATGCGGCCGCTGGTCGCCTGGTCCGGGGAGCCGAGCTGCGCCGAAGACGTCCCGAGGTCGCTCGCGCAGGCCGTCTTCGAGGCCGAGCTGCACCGGCGCCCCACCTACCTTTCGGTGCCCTACGACGACTGGGCCGCCGAGCTCCCGGCGAGCCCCACGCTCGACCGGCAGGTCCACAAAGGCCTCGAGCCCGGCGAAGCCCAGCTCGAGGCCCTCGTCGCGAGTGTCGCCGCGGCGAAGAACCCGGCGCTGGTCCTCGGCGGCGACATCGACGCCACCGGGCTCTTCGACCGCGCCGTCGCCCTGGCCGAGCACCTCGGGCTGCCGACGTGGGTGGCGCCGTCGCCGCACCGGCTGCCCTTCCCCAACCGGCACCCGCTCTTCAGGGGCGTGCTGCCCGCCGGCATCGCGCCGGTGTCGGCCGCGCTGACCGGGCACGACCTCGTGCTCGTGCTCGGCGCGCCGGTCTTCCGCTACCACCAGCACGTGCCCGGCGCGTACCTGCCCGAGGGCACCCGGCTCATCCAGGTCACCGACGACTTCGGCGCCGCGGCCCGCGCGCCGATGGGTGACGCGCTGGTCGCCGACCCGGCGCCGGTGATCAAGGCGCTGCTGACGAAAATCCCAGCACGCGGAGCAGCAAGCGAACACGTCGGAATCCCGGCGGCCAAGACTGGCGGGAAGGCGCTGCACCCGGAGCAGGTGTTCGCCGCCCTGCGCGACACCCAGAGCGCCGACACGCGCTACGTCGTCGAGTCGACGTCGACGAACTCGGCCTGGTGGCGCCAGATGGACCTGCGCCGCGAAGGCTCGTACTTCTTCCCGGCCGCCGGCGGGCTCGGCTTCGGCCTGCCCGCCGCGGTCGGCGTCGCGATGGGCAGCCCGGACCGCCCGGTCGTCGGCGTGATCGGCGACGGCTCGGCCAACTACGGCATCACGGCATTGTGGACCGCCGCGCACTACCGCGTGCCGGTCACCTTCGTGATCCTGCGCAACGGCGTCTACGGCGCCCTGCAGTGGTTCGGCGAGCTGCTCGGGACGCCGGACGTGCCCGGCACGGAGATCCCCGGCATGGACTTCACCGCGATCGCGGCCGGCTACGGCGTCGAAGCCACCGCCGTCCGCGACGAAGACGACTTGCGCGCCCAGCTCAAGGCGACCCCGGACGGCCCCCGGCTGATCCAGGTCGACACCGAACCGACCACACCGGAGTGATCATGACCTTGCTGGAGAACGAATTCCGCGACGGCAGCGGCGGGACGCACCCGGTCGTCGAGCCGGCCACCGGGAACGTGCTGGGCAGCGTGGGCATCGCGACACCGGGCGACGTCGCGGAAGCCGCCGCGGCCGCCGCGAAGGCGCAGCGGGACTGGGCCCGGCGCAAGCCCGCCGAACGCGCCGCCGTGCTGCGCCGCGCCGGCGAGCTGTGGGAGAAGCACGCCGCCGAAGTGCAGGACTGGATCGTCCGTGAAGCCGGTTCGACGCGGCCCAAGGCCGGCATCGAGACCGAGATGGCGGCCGGGATCTGCTTCGAGGCCGCGGCCCTGCCCACCCACCCGCTCGGCGAGGTGCTCAGCACCGGTGAACCCCGCTGGTCGCTGGCGCGGCGGGGGCCGGCCGGCGTGGTTTCGGTGATCTCGCCGTTCAACTTCCCGCTGATCCTGGCCATCCGCTCGGTCGCCCCCGCGCTCGCGCTGGGCAACGCCGTCCTGCTCAAGCCCGACCTGCGCACGGCGGTGTGCGGCGGGGTGAGCATCCTGCGCGTCTTCGAAGAGGCCGGGCTGCCCGAGGGCCTGCTGCACCTGCTGCCCGGCGACGCGGCCGTGGGCGCCGCGGTGGTCGACGCGCCCGAGGTGGCGGTGGTGTCGTTCACCGGCTCGACCGCGGCCGGGCGGAAGGTCGGCGAAGCCGCCGCGCGCTCGCTCAAGCGCGTGCACCTGGAGCTGGGCGGCAACAACGCGCTCGTCGTGCTGCCGGGCGCCGACGTCGCGAAGGCGGCCTCCGCCGGCGCGTTCGGCTCGTTCCTGCACCAGGGCCAGATCTGCATGACCACGGGCCGCCACCTGGTGCACGAGTCCCAAGTGGACGAGTACGTCGAGGCGCTCGCCGAGAAGGCGCGCCGGCTGCCGGTCGGGAACCCGGCCGATGGCGACGTCGCGCTCGGCCCGATCATCGACGACCGCCAGCTCGCGCACGTCACCGACATCGTCGACCGGAGCGTGGCGGCGGGCGCGCGGGTGCTCGCCGGCGGCAAGCCGGACGCGCCGTACTACCCGCCGACCGTCCTCTTCGGACTCGACGACGCGAGCCCGGCTTGGCGCGAGGAGATCTTCGGCCCGGTCGCG
Encoded proteins:
- a CDS encoding benzaldehyde dehydrogenase — translated: MTLLENEFRDGSGGTHPVVEPATGNVLGSVGIATPGDVAEAAAAAAKAQRDWARRKPAERAAVLRRAGELWEKHAAEVQDWIVREAGSTRPKAGIETEMAAGICFEAAALPTHPLGEVLSTGEPRWSLARRGPAGVVSVISPFNFPLILAIRSVAPALALGNAVLLKPDLRTAVCGGVSILRVFEEAGLPEGLLHLLPGDAAVGAAVVDAPEVAVVSFTGSTAAGRKVGEAAARSLKRVHLELGGNNALVVLPGADVAKAASAGAFGSFLHQGQICMTTGRHLVHESQVDEYVEALAEKARRLPVGNPADGDVALGPIIDDRQLAHVTDIVDRSVAAGARVLAGGKPDAPYYPPTVLFGLDDASPAWREEIFGPVAPVRAYRDLDDAARLVNDSEYGLSVGILGDVGTAMQLADEVRSGKVHINEQTVGDEPTAPFGGVGDSGNGSRFGGAKANIEAFTETQWLTVRADIANYPF